One Cryptomeria japonica chromosome 9, Sugi_1.0, whole genome shotgun sequence genomic window carries:
- the LOC131066926 gene encoding large ribosomal subunit protein eL15z, with translation MGAYKYVEELWKKKQSDVMRFLQRVRCWEYRQLPGIVRANRPTRPDKARRLGYKAKQGYVIYRVRVRRGGRKRPVPKGIVYGKPTNQGITQLKFQRNLRSVAEERAGRKLGGLRVLNSYWINQDSTYKYFEIILVDEAHKAIRNDPRINWICNPVHKHRELRGLTSAGKKYRGLRGRGHLFHKNQPSRRATWKRNNSLSLRRYR, from the exons ATGG GGGCTTATAAGTACGTTGaggagctatggaagaagaagcaATCGGATGTGATGAGGTTCTTGCAGAGGGTGAGGTGCTGGGAATATCGACAACTTCCTGGCATAGTGAGGGCGAACAGGCCCACAAGGCCTGATAAGGCCCGACGTCTTGGCTACAAGGCCAAACAG GGTTATGTCATTTACCGTGTGAGAGTCAGACGTGGCGGCAGGAAAAGGCCTGTTCCTAAAGGTATTGTTTATGGTAAACCAACCAACCAAGGTATTACACAGCTCAAATTCCAGCGCAACTTGAGATCTGTGGCAGAGGAGCGAGCTGGTCGTAAGCTTGGCGGACTAAGAGTTTTGAACTCTTACTGGATAAATCAG GACTCAACctacaaatattttgaaataattctTGTTGATGAAGCACACAAGGCTATCCGAAATGATCCTAGAATAAACTGGATATGCAATCCTGTTCACAAGCACAGGGAACTTCGAGGACTAACATCTGCCGGGAAGAAGTACAGGGGTCTCCGAGGAAGAGGACACCTCTTCCACAAGAATCAGCCTTCTAGGCGTGCTACATGGAAGAGGAACAACAGTCTTTCTCTTCGACGTTACCGATAG